The Ascochyta rabiei chromosome 10, complete sequence genome has a window encoding:
- a CDS encoding Cytochrome c oxidase assembly protein cox11, mitochondrial, which produces MSVALPLRQFPVRIAQPWICTACSRSLTRIPRTRNPAIPAARRWLNTNKTTGNARQGAVPSMDQMHARYKQKNRTVMNYVFSVIVGFVAITYGSVPMYKMICQQTGWGGQPIKSAAHGGGDPNADPSERLKPVENHPRIRITFNGSVSDVLPWKFVPQQREVRVLPGETALAFYTATNKSDEDIIGVATYSVTPGQVAPYFSKIQCFCFEEQRLNAGETVDMPVFFYIDPEFVTDINMKGIETVTLSYTFFKAKYDKDGHLRPVPMG; this is translated from the exons ATGTCTGTCGCATTACCATTACGGCAGTTCCCTGTGCGCATAGCCCAGCCGTGGATATGCACAGCATGCTCGCGATCCCTCACCCGCATACCTCGCACCCGTAATCCTGCTATCCCCGCCGCGCGACGATGGTTAAATACCAACAAGACAACGGGCAATGCAAGGCAAGGCGCTGTGCCAAGCATGGATCAGATGCACGCGAGATACAAGCAGAAGAATAGGACAGTCAT GAATTATGTTTTCAGTGTCATTGTAGGCTTTGTAGCTATCACATACGGCTCTGTACCCATGTACAAGATG ATCTGTCAACAGACTGGATGGGGTGGACAACCCATCAAATCCGCAGCgcacggcggcggcgacccCAACGCCGATCCTTCTGAACGCCTGAAGCCTGTCGAAAACCATCCCAGGATTCGAATCACGTTCAACGGATCCGTATCAGACGTCCTGCCGTGGAAGTTCGTGCCCCAGCAGCGCGAAGTGCGCGTCTTGCCTGGCGAGACAGCGCTCGCTTTCTACACAGCGACGAACAAGTCGGACGAGGATATCATTGGAGTGGCCACCTACTCGGTGACACCTGGCCAGGTAGCGCCGTACTTCAGCAAGATCCAATGCTTCTGCTTTGAGGAGCAGCGGCTAAACGCTGGCGAGACTGTTGACATGCCagtgttcttctatattgACCCTGAGTTTGTTACGGATATCAATATGAAGGGCATTGAGACTGTTACACTCAGTTACACGTTCTTCAAGGCGAAGTACGACAAGGACGGACACTTGCGACCGGTACCCATGGGATAG
- a CDS encoding DNA replication factor C complex subunit Rfc1 has product MPADIRSFFGGGPPKASQGSEGSQKKAEKPAPKKAAPKKGRASRVVMDESDDDDDEVEEVKPKKATPKQPAPKKQKREATPELEETTTSDFFAKSNKPKRTEPVKKAVEKTAETAKATPKKAAGRASKPATPASAGRASGRAKKPVTSYAERDNGDDFPDEDLDDADDIFGDDYKGKGKDDYVEGGESDEDLPVKLPHRGTPKAPAKSQKKIKEEDDFEPEEDVDMKDLDADDDLLELEVEERAVKSEPNKTTTGRKRKSPEPDPEEEEDEEEEKPRKKATKKAAPAKSPVKKKAKKEEEVESADIQAIYDSIPTVRAPTPPPQDPNKKFDWRANAGRSEPAPIGGGSSEMPSGSETCLAGLNFVFTGVLQKWGRTEAQELVKRHGGKVTGAPSKKTSYVILGQDAGPSKLRKIQEMSIRTIDEDGLALLIEKLTEAGNKGDSKAQAAHKEKLRKEEEQIKKQAAELEKEEKQRLKDLKAAQTAKAAAGKATASGITAAAQSAGPEVDSRLWTTKYAPSSLNQICGNKATVEKIQRWLQKFPKNLKTGFKLAGADGSGVFRAVMLHGPPGIGKTTAAHLVAKLEGYDIVERNASDTRSKKLIEEGLRGVLSTNSLHGYFAGDGRQVEASKKKLVLIMDEVDGMSAGDRGGVGALAAVCKKTEIPMILICNDRKLPKMKPFDYVTFDLPFRRPTVDQIRSRIMTIAYREGLKMPPPVINALIEGSHADIRQVVNMLSTAKLDEEAMDFDKGKQMSKSWEKHVILKPWDITQKILGGGMFAQSSKATLNEKIELYFNDHEFSPLMLQENYLGTNPIRALNYSGKEKTLKALELASEAADSISDGDLVDRMIHGSQQQWSLMPTHAVFSFVRPASFVSGSTAGNQTRFTSWLGRNSSQNKLMRLVKEIQAHMRLRSSGDRHEVRQQYIPVLWTEMIQKLQKEGKESVGEIIELMDSYFLTKDDFDAIMELGIGPMDQEKVKIETQAKATFTRLYNQQSHPLPFMKASSVVAPKKQAKEKPDLEEAIEESDEGEVVEEVKEEDEDVDLSKDKYVKQPKKKAAPKKKAAATGKGKKRVKEESDDDEEEVKPKAKGKGKAAATKAKK; this is encoded by the exons ATGCCGGCCGATATTCGAAGCTTCTTTGGTGGTGGCCCGCCAAAGGCTAGCCAGGGCAGTGAGGGCTCGCAGAAGAAAGCTGAA AAACCTGCACCAAAAAAGGCAGCACCCAAAAAGGGCCGTGCAAGTCGAGTCGTAATGGACGAGTctgatgacgacgacgacgaggtcGAAGAAGTCAA ACCGAAGAAAGCGACACCCAAGCAGCCTGCGCcgaagaagcagaagcgTGAAGCTACACCCGAGCTCGAAGAGACGACCACATCCGACTTCTTTGCGAAATCGAATAAGCCCAAACGGACTGAGCCGGTCAAAAAAGCTGTAGAGAAGACGGCTGAAACAGCAAAGGCCACCCCCAAAAAGGCAGCCGGGCGAGCATCGAAGCCTGCCACACCTGCAAGCGCTGGCAGAGCATCTGGGAGAGCGAAGAAGCCGGTCACATCGTATGCGGAGCGGGACAACGGCGACGACTTTCCTGACGAAGATCTCGACGATGCGGACGACATCTTTGGAGACGACTACAAAGGCAAAGGGAAGGACGACTATGTCGAGGGTGGTGAGAGCGACGAGGATCTACCGGTCAAACTTCCGCATCGCGGAACACCAAAAGCACCGGCTAAGTCACAGAAGAAGATCAAGGAGGAAGACGACTTTGAGCCTGAAGAAGACGTTGACATGAAAGACCTCGACGCGGACGACGACCTGCTCGAGCTGGAGGTGGAAGAGCGCGCTGTCAAGAGCGAACCCAATAAGACTACAACAGGGCGAAAGCGCAAGTCACCAGAACCGGATccagaagaagaggaggacgaggaggaggagaagccTAGAAAGAAAGCCACAAAGAAGGCTGCTCCTGCAAAGTCGCCAGTCAAGAAGAAAGCAAAgaaagaggaggaggtggagagTGCGGACATTCAAGCAATTTACGACAGCATCCCAACCGTACGCGCGCCGACTCCTCCGCCTCAAGACCCAAACAAGAAGTTTGATTGGCGAGCGAACGCTGGCCGCAGTGAGCCAGCCCCTATAGGAGGGGGTTCCTCCGAGATGCCGTCCGGTTCCGAGACGTGTCTCGCTGGCCTCAACTTCGTCTTCACTGGAGTGTTGCAAAAGTGGGGTCGCACCGAAGCACAAGAGCTCGTCAAGCGGCACGGAGGCAAAGTGACAGGTGCTCCGAGCAAAAAGACGAGCTACGTGATCCTAGGGCAAGATGCTGGCCCCAGCAAGCTACGGAAGATCCAGGAGATGAGCATCAGAACCATTGACGAGGATGGCTTAGCACTGCTCATCGAGAAGCTTACAGAGGCTGGCAACAAGGGCGACTCGAAAGCACAAGCAGCACACAAAGAGAAACTACGGAAAGAGGAAGAGCAGATCAAGAAGCAGGCGGCTGAGCTCGAAAAGGAAGAGAAGCAGCGCCTGAAGGACCTGAAGGCAGCGCAAACAGCCAAAGCAGCTGCCGGGAAGGCAACCGCTTCTGGAATCACTGCTGCCGCTCAAAGCGCTGGTCCAGAGGTGGACTCTCGCCTATGGACTACAAAGTATGCGCCGTCGTCACTGAATCAGATATGCGGCAACAAAGCCACAGTCGAGAAGATCCAGCGATGGTTGCAGAAGTTCCCCAAGAATCTCAAAACTGGGTTCAAGCTCGCTGGCGCGGATGGCAGTGGCGTCTTCCGCGCCGTCATGCTTCACGGTCCACCAGGTATCGGCAAGACGACCGCAGCTCACCTCGTGGCCAAGCTCGAAGGCTATGATATCGTCGAACGGAACGCAAGCGACACTCGCAGCAAGAAGCTCATCGAAGAAGGCCTACGTGGCGTACTCAGCACTAATTCGTTGCATGGTTACTTTGCTGGCGACGGTCGGCAGGTTGAAGCGTCTAAGAAGAAACTCGTCCTGATAATGGATGAAGTCGATGGTATGTCTGCAGGCGATCGCGGCGGTGTAGGCGCTCTTGCTGCGGTCTGCAAAAAGACTGAGATTCCGATGATCTTGATCTGCAACGACCGAAAGCTGCCAAAGATGAAGCCATTCGACTATGTCACATTCGACCTACCATTCAGACGACCAACTGTTGATCAGATCCGCTCTCGCATCATGACAATTGCATACCGCGAAGGTCTGAAGATGCCGCCACCCGTTATCAACGCGCTGATTGAGGGCAGCCATGCCGACATCCGCCAAGTCGTCAACATGCTCTCCACTGCTAAGCTGGACGAGGAAGCGATGGACTTTGATAAAGGCAAGCAGATGAGCAAAAGCTGGGAAAAGCACGTCATCCTCAAGCCATGGGACATTACACAAAAGATTCTTGGTGGTGGCATGTTCGCTCAGAGCAGCAAAGCCACGCTTAACGAAAAGATCGAGCTGTACTTCAACGACCACGAGTTCAGTCCGCTCATGCTTCAGGAAAATTACCTCGGTACGAATCCGATCAGAGCGCTCAACTACTCTGGCAAGGAGAAAACCCTGAAGGCGCTCGAGCTTGCCTCTGAAGCCGCTGATAGCATCAGTGATGGAGATCTGGTCGATCGCATGATTCACGGCTCACAACAACAGTGGAGTTTGATGCCGACACACGCAGTCTTCAGTTTTGTCAGGCCTGCAAGCTTCGTGTCTGGCAGCACTGCCGGCAACCAGACTCGCTTTACATCGTGGCTGGGCAGGAATAGTAGTCAGAACAAGCTCATGCGTTTAGTAAAGGAGATCCAAGCCCACATGCGGCTGCGGTCGTCTGGTGATAGGCACGAAGTCCGGCAACAATACATCCCGGTGCTTTGGACGGAGATGATTCAGAAGTTGCAGAAGGAGGGTAAAGAATCCGTGGGCGAGATCATTGAACTCATGGACAGCTACTTCTTGACCAAGGACGACTTCGATGCTATCATGGAGCTGGGTATTGGCCCGATGGATCAGGAGAAGGTCAAGATTGAGACGCAGGCCAAGGCCACCTTCACACGACT TTATAACCAACAATCACATCCCCTGCCTTTTATGAAGGCGTCCTCGGTTGTGGCACCCAAGAAACAAGCCAAGGAGAAGCCTGACCTCGAAGAAGCCATTGAGGAGTCTGATGAAGGCGAGGTCGTTGAGGAAGTCAAagaggaagacgaggacgTGGATCTGTCCAAGGATAAGTATGTCAAGCAgccgaagaagaaggctgcacccaagaagaaggctgcaGCGACcggcaagggcaagaagcGAGTGAAGGAGGAGAGCGACGACGATGAAGAGGAGGTCAAGCCAAAAGCaaagggcaagggcaaagCGGCGGCTACCAAGGCGAAGAAGTGA
- a CDS encoding 39S ribosomal protein L16, mitochondrial — protein sequence MPPPRIPQSLLAQFSSLSLSAARPRPTTLPRCAFQPRIPTTLSTRPFSATAAASNWLAPKGGESRKSRKGRCRVPTGGSMRGTTVVWGDYGLRMRDHDRRISAQQLKIAEDTIRKRLRGMKFRMYMRIAANIGVYTSGNDVRMGKGKGSFDRWTARVAVSKIIFEIKGDLHEQVVRDAFRLAGAKLPGLYEFVKKGDAPVMGITKLANGVTEADLKRPRKLLPLEQQAARIPAASSQPSAPL from the exons ATGCCGCCGCCGAGGATACCGCAGAGCCTACTGGCGCAATTCAGCTCCCTGAGCCTGAGCGCCGCACGACCGAGAC CAACCACGCTCCCACGCTGCGCCTTCCAACCACGCATCCCCACCACCCTCAGCACGCGCCCCTTCTCCGCAACGGCCGCAGCGTCCAACTGGCTCGCCCCCAAAGGCGGCGAGAGTCGCAAATCGCGCAAAGGCCGCTGCCGCGTACCCACAGGCGGCAGCATGCGCGGCACGACAGTCGTGTGGGGCGACTACGGGCTGCGAATGCGCGACCACGACCGGCGGATCAGCGCGCAGCAGCTGAAGATCGCAGAGGACACGATCCGCAAGCGTCTCCGTGGCATGAAGTTCCGCATGTACATGCGTATCGCTGCCAACATCGGTGTATATACCAGCGGCAACGACGTCAGGATGGGAAAGGGCAAGGGTTCGTTTGATCGCTGGACGGCGAGGGTGGCGGTCAGCAAGATCATCTTTGAGATCAAGGGCGATTTGCACGAGCAGGTTGTTAGGGATGCGTTTCGGTTGGCGGGTGCGAAGCTGCCGG GATTGTATGAGTTTGTGAAGAAGGGCGATGCGCCGGTTATGGGCATCACCAAGCTCGCCAACGGTGTCACAGAGGCGGATCTGAAGCGGCCACGCAAGTTGTTGCCTCTTGAGCAGCAGGCCGCGCGCATCCCGGCGGCGTCCAGCCAGCCGTCAGCGCCGTTGTAG
- a CDS encoding Sphinganine-1-phosphate aldolase, with amino-acid sequence MPGSSRLPVSLRDTFNAHRGTPKGQLAVLNIEVLRNIVFILFLLRWTRVLFYQLKGRGIFGSLSDLYVAVRRYLYGVFLRLPGVRTKVQTQISETLLKLERKLVPSGPGIERITTLPNQGWSEEEVRKKLGELADMEHTRWEDGRVSGAVYHGGEALMRLQTEAFGKFTVANPIHPDVFPGVRKMEAEIVAMVLSLFSAPEGAVGVTTSGGTESILMACLSARNKAYNERGVTQPEMILPETAHTAFRKAGEYFKIKVHLVACKAPTYKVHLPSVSRLINPNTVLLVGSAPNFPHGIIDDISGLSKLAHKKKLPLHVDCCLGSFIIPLLPKAGFDFEPFDFRLKGVTSISCDTHKYGFAPKGNSTVLYRSDALRKYQYFISPDWSGGVYASPSIAGSRPGALIAGCWASLVSQGESGYIAACHQIVGGMKKIETAVREKPELNADLKIIGRPLVSVVAFLSETLDIYDVADGMSGKGWHLNALQNPPAIHIAVTLPIVAVVDKMIADLVDVVEDVKEQERKRVAEGKGAKGAVKGDTAALYGVAGSLPNKSVVVDLAKGFLDTLYKV; translated from the exons ATGCCTGGCTCCTCGCGCCTGCCCGTCAGTCTCCGCGACACGTTCAATGCGCACCGAGGGACGCCCAAGGGCCAGCTCGCCGTGCTGAACATCGAAGT GCTGCGAAACATTGTCTTCATCCTCTTCCTTCTTCGCTGGACCAGAGTCCTCTTCTACCAGCTCAAGGGCCGCGGCATCTTCGGCTCGCTGTCTGACCTCTATGTCGCCGTGAGACGCTATCTCTACGGCGTCTTCCTGCGGCTGCCCGGCGTGCGGACCAAGGTGCAGACGCAGATCTCCGAGACGCTGCTCAAGCTCGAGCGCAAGTTGGTCCCCAGCGGACCTGGCATCGAGCGCATCACGACGCTGCCGAACCAGGGATGGAGCGAGGAGGAAGTGCGCAAGAAGCTCGGCGAGCTGGCTGATATGGAGCACACGCGCTGGGAGGACGGCCGTGTCAGCGGTGCCGTCTACCACGGCGGGGAGGCGCTGATGAGGCTCCAGACGGAGGCGTTTGGCAAGTTCACCGTTGCAAATCCGATCCATCCGGATGTCTTCCCCGGCGTCAGGAAGATGGAGGCCGAGATCGTGGCCATGGTGCTGTCACTCTTCAGCGCGCCCGAGGGCGCAGTGGGCGTGACCACCAGCGGCGGCACAGAGTCGATCCTCATGGCCTGTCTCTCTGCACGCAACAAGGCTTACAACGAGCGCGGCGTCACCCAGCCCGAGATGATCCTCCCGGAGACGGCACACACAGCCTTCCGCAAGGCCGGCGAGTACTTCAAGATCAAGGTCCACCTCGTCGCCTGCAAAGCGCCCACCTACAAGGTCCACCTGCCCTCGGTCTCGCGCCTCATCAACCCCAACACGGTCCTGCTCGTCGGCAGCGCCCCCAACTTCCCCCACGGCATCATCGACGACATCTCCGGCCTCAGCAAGCTCGCACACAAGAAGAAGCTGCCCCTGCATGTCGACTGCTGCCTGGGCTCCTTCATCATCCCGCTTCTGCCCAAAGCCGGCTTCGACTTCGAGCCCTTTGACTTCCGCCTCAAGGGCGTGACGAGCATATCGTGCGACACGCACAAGTACGGCTTCGCACCCAAGGGCAACAGCACGGTGCTGTACCGCTCCGACGCGCTGCGCAAGTACCAGTACTTCATCTCGCCTGACTGGTCCGGCGGCGTGTACGCCTCGCCATCGATTGCCGGCTCGCGCCCGGGCGCCCTGATCGCCGGGTGCTGGGCCAGCCTGGTCTCGCAGGGCGAAAGCGGATACATAGCCGCGTGCCACCAGATTGTCGGCGGCATGAAGAAGATTGAGACGGCGGTGCGCGAGAAGCCTGAACTCAACGCCGATTTGAAAATAATCGGTCGGCCCCTGGTTAGCGTCGTCGCTTTCCTCTCGGAGACCCTCGATATCTACGACGTCGCCGACGGAATGAGCGGCAAGGGCTGGCATCTCAATGCCCTGCAGAACCCGCCTGCCATCCACATAGCCGTCACGCTGCCAATTGTTGCGGTTGTCGACAAGATGATTGCCGACCTGGTCGATGTCGTCGAGGACGTCAAGGAGCAGGAGAGGAAGAGGGTTGCCGAGGGCAAGGGCGCAAAGGGCGCGGTCAAGGGCGACACAGCGGCGCTGTATGGAGTTGCGGGGAGTCTGCCGAACAAGAGCGTGGTCGTGGATCTGGCAAAGGGCTTCTTGGACACGCTATACAAGGTGTGA